A window of Bradyrhizobium sp. AZCC 1719 genomic DNA:
GACGCGGGTCGGCGCCGCCGAGAAGGCCACCATCGAGCAGCTCGGCGTGCGCGTCATCGATGCGTCCGATTCAGGCTGGGGCATCATCAACCACGATCTGTTCCTATCCAATGCCGAGGTACGGAAGGTGATACGCCGCTCGATCGATACCTCGGCCGCGTGAGCTCGCCTTCGGCGCAACGGCATCGCACGGCAACATGATGGCGCCCGTCCATCGCCGGCAAGCGGCCATCACAACGTCACCGTGTTGTCACCCATAATCTCGCCAAATTGACGGAACATTTATTCGTGGCCGGCACCGTGGTGCCCGGTCTCGCCTCGAACTACTCAGCGCTTGAATTGCTCAACGTGCGCAACGCCGACCGGTTGTCGGCGCACGATGCTTTGCGAGTCGATCGGGGAGATCTGGGCGACAGCGGGCCTTGCCGGCGATCCAATTGTTCAGTTGTTACAGAGGAATAAAAATCATGCGTCAAGTAACATCCAAGGCCGAGGCAGGTTCGAGCGCGAACCGTCGACAGGTGCTATCACTCGCGGTGGGCGTCGCGTTGCTCGCGGGCGTCACTACGGCTCACGCGCAGAGCACGGGCATCGCTTCCTGCGACGACTTCCTGACCAAATACGACGCCTGCGTCGTCTCCAAGGTCCCCGAGGCACAGCGCGCGATGTACAAGACGCAGATCGACCAGACGCGCAAGGCGTGGGTCGACATGGCCAAGAATCCGTCGACCAAGGCGACCATGGAAGCGACCTGCAAGCAGACCCTGGACGCAACGAAGGCATCGCTCACGGCCTATGGCTGCTCGTTCTGATCGGCGCATGCGCCGCTGAAGGGAGTGGCGTCGAATGGGCGCCACTCCTTGAAGGCGGGCGGTACCGGGGAGCAGCCGACGATGCCGGCGAGGCGCTCTTTCGGAATTTGGTCAAAGCGACGTGGGCAGCGCCGGCACACGATTCACGATCAAGCGGCGCGCCTTCAAGGCGCGGTCTGCAAACTTATCCTTGTCTCGATTAACCACTTGTTAACCATAACGCCCCAGCATTGCCGCTTCATAGAGAGTCGCCAAGGACCGTAATCCGAAGGCGCAATTGACCGTTCATCTTGGGGGCGAGCAGAGGCTCGCGGGGCTCCAAGGAGCAACGTCATGTCATCATCTGGCATACGCCTGCTGTCCGATTTCGTCCCGGCGATTTTCGGCGCACTTGGTTTGGGTATTCCGATTGCGGTTGCGATCATCTGGATTTGTTCCTGATCGCGGTATGCCGCTTGGCTTCTTACGGCGCCCGTCTGAGCGGGTGTGGTGCAGCATGGGGTGAAGTCAGTTGGCAGTCCTTGCGACTGGCCGCCCCATCCCGTGATGCTATCTTCCGGAACCGATCAACAGGGGAGGCAAATTGCTTCCAGAGGTTCTCGACCTTCATGGTCCCCGTTCGCCGCGTAACGCATTGCTTTGTCTGAACAATGCAAGCGCCCGCGAGACATCATTACTATCGGCGGAGCGGTTCGAACGAATGATTGGCTCCGCGAGCGTCGCGACGTTCATTGAGCCCGGTCAGGCGTTCCTTCTGGCGTTCGAGCAGACAGACGATACGACGGCATCCACTTCAAATGGTTTCGGAGCCGCTACGACCGGTTTCTGTACGTCGACCGTGTCGTCGTCGCCAAGGAGCGCCGAGGCCAGGGTCTGGCTCGGATACTGTACGCCGACCTGTTCACGCGAGCTGAGGAGCGTGGCCACAACTGCATTGTCTGCGAGGTCAACGTGCAACCGCCGAATCCCGAGTCAGATAGATTTCATTCAGCGCAAGGTTTTCGAGAAGTCGGAAGGGCAACCATCGACGATGGAATGAAGACCGTCCGCTATCTCCTGTGGCGCCGATAATGGCGATTGCAATGACAATCCGCGGCTCTCGCGCCAGGAGTAGAAGCATATGGTCCTGTCCCGCTGCGTCGCAAAGGTCGCAACGCGAACTGCCGCTTTACCTGGCTTTCCCGGTATGAGTGAAAAATGACGGCGCCTTACAAAATCGTGGTCGCCGGCGGTCGTGGACATATGGGCAGCGCCATCGTTTCGGCGCTTAGCGTTGATCCCGCATTTGTTCACGTTGGCAATCCAGGTCGGCACACCAGTCCTTAGCGCCAAGAGGGGGTTTGCTCCAGGGCGTCGTGGCGTGCTCTGGCCTAGAAATGGCGCCCCCAGTGTAGATGAAAGTGATAACTACGTTTCCGCTTCCGCACTCTGATATTCTCGCCACCGACGCGCAATTCCGACCGCGAATATCCAAGGCGCGCCAAAACCATTACGACCACCTGCTGAGCACAGCGGCTTCGGCGGCCCCAGTTCGTTCGGTCCGTGACCAGCGAATGCTCGTCGTCCAACGGTCCCGCGTAGCAGCGATGCTGCCGTCATCGAGCATATGATTGGGCTGCGGCTTCCGAGAGGATGAAGTTGATGCGGCAGCGGCGGCGCGCACGGGGGCTGCGCGAGCTGCGTCTCGTCGTTGCCGACCCGCGTTCGCGGGCGGTGCGACGACGGGTGGCGAAGCAGGTCGCCGGCCTCGACCTGGATCGCGAGCGCGACGTGTTGAAGTGGATCGAATCGGTCTCCGAGTTTGATGCAGATGCGACGCGGTGATCTGGTGATCGTTGCGGCGGCCGGTGACTATGGCACGCCCCGTCCCGCCGTTATCGTGCAGACTGATGCCTTTCCGGAGAGCCATGCTTCAGTGGTAATCTGCCAGTTAACTTCAGATCTGGCCGATGCTCCGGATTTCCGCGTCACCATCGAACCTAACCCCGAAAACGGATTGCGGCTCAAATCGCTGGTGATGGCCGACAAGCCGGTCACCGTGAGACGTGAACGGATCGGGCAGAGGATCGGGCATCTCGGCAACCAAGACATGGCTCGGAGTTGCTTTGGCGTTTGTCTTGGGGCTCGCGGATTAACGATGCTTCTGGTCCAGGCGCCGGACAGCAAGATTGACGTACGGTTGTCGGCGGCTTGATGCGGCATTTGCCGACGCCCGGAAACAATATCGTGCAAAATCGTAGAATGGCGCGCCACGATGAAGATGGGCACTATTCGTGCGCCGCGCCGCTATGATGCCGCAGCCCGCCACGCGCTCCAATTGGCAAATCTACGACGGTCTGCGATCTTGCACTCCTGTCTCATGCGCGGCTGTCTTCCCGATGTGGCAAGGTGGTCCCGTCACTCTTCGATGGCGGCGGTGCCGATCGATTCCGGGATTGACGTGACGTACCGTGTTCAGCCCTTCTCGCCCCGAGAAAGACCGCACGGATGAATTCGCGGTACAGCATCAATTGTTCAGATAGCGCCTTCTTCTGCCGGAGCACCTTGGAAACGATGATCCCGCCCTCGGCAATGGCGGAAAGCATGTCTGCCAGATGGTCGAGATCGACAACAATGCGTGGGGGGTAGCGCGCTGCGATCAGATCAAGGCGCTCGCGAAACCGCCGCCGCCATCCTAGCATGGCCGACGTGTAGAGATCGCGCACCTCCCGGTCGAACAGCCGATCCTGATAGCAATAGGCGGCGACGAGACAGCCCGGATGGCCGCTCGGCAAATCCGCCATCGCCTCCGAGAGCATCTTGAGGCCGATCAGGAAGCCGTGCAGCGGGTCCTCATCGAGTTGATCGGCACGGCGAAAGAGATCATCGAATAGCGTGTCCTCGCGTTCGACATAGCGGACAAGCAGGGCCTTCGCGAGTTCGCTCTTGTCTTTGAAGTGATAGAAGAAGCCGTTCTTGGTGATGCCCACGGCTGCGATGAGCTCGTCGATCGATGTGCCGGCGAGGCCCTTTTCGAGGATCGCAGCCTCGGCAACATCGAGGATGTAGTCTCGGGTGTCACTGCGCTTGCGGTGCTGAAGCTCCTGCATGGCATCGCTCCAGGTACCTATCCGGTCGAACTGCACCATGAGTCCAGTTGACACTTGCAGCTGCGATCTACGTTCGGGTCCGCCGGCATTCACCTACCCAAACGATTACTTCTTTCGCGGGTTCCCTGCTGCACCGCGAGTCTTCTAGGAATCGAGGCGCGCTGATCGCATCTTCGCTGCCAATCATTGCCATAAGGCATGGTGAAAGAGGAGAGGCGAGCATGTCGACATTCGCAAGCGCGAAGTATCGTCACCGGCTGCCCCAGCTCGATGGCCGCCGGTTCCTGACCGATGGAGGGTTAGAGACGACGCTGATTTTCCACGAAGGCTGGGATCTACCAATGTTCCAAGCCTTCACGTTGCTTGAGAGCGAGCGTGGGCGAGCGGCGCTGCGCGCCTATTTCGATCGGTATGTCCCTCTAGCAGTCAATCACGGGGTAGGCTTTGTCCTGGAAAGCCCGACTTGGCGCGCCAATCCCGAGTGGGGAGCAAAGATCGGCTACGGCCGGGATGCCTTGGCACGTCTCAACCATGCCGCCATCCATCTCATGCGCGAAGTGCGCGAAGCCTACGAGAACGAGCGGACGCCCATTGTCATCAGTGGCTGTATCGGTCCGCGCGGCGATGGCTATGATCCGGGCAAGGTGATGAGCGTCAACGAGGCCGAAGCTTATCATAGTTGGCAAGTTAGCGTTCTGCGTGACGCCGGCGCTGATATGGTTTCAGCATTCACGATGAACAACTTCAACGAGGCGCTCGGTGTCACGCGCGCCGCGCAAGCGGCGCAAATACCGTGTGTCATTTCCTTCACGGTCGAGACAGATGGCCGGCTGCCAACCGGCGACAGTCTGGCCGACGTAGTTGAAGCGCTAGACGCGGCGACCGGTCGGGCATCGGCCTACTACATGATCAACTGCGCCCACCCCACGCATTTTGAAGGCGCGCTGGATCCCGACGCACCATGGATGAAGCGTTTGCGCGGCCTGCGGGCCAATTCGTCGCGGCGCACCCATGCGGAGCTCGACAACGCGACCGAGCTGGACGCAGGCAATCCTGTGGAGCTCGGCGTTCAATATGCCGATCTGTCGCGGCGATTCCCGCACATCAACGTGCTTGGCGGCTGCTGCGGAACAGACCACCGTCACATAGAGTGCATTGGCTTGGCCTGCAGCGTTCCCGCCTAGATCAGTATCCAATGCGCCCGTCTCCTGGTGTTCAAGCTATGGCCGAGGCTTGTGAGGAGCGCATCTCACGCATGGTGCAGGCAAATTTCCCTCATTGCCTCACGCTGCCTGCAACCACTGGTACCAAACCACCATAATCCTACCGTGGCAAGTTGCCGCATGCTGAGCGGCCTGCACAGCGTGAACGCGAGTGATCGACACGAACATATCGTCGCCGGTGGAAGGCGTAGTGAACGAACGCTGTTCTTGCCTGAGAGATTAGAGATTAAATCTTCACCTCAGGTTGACCAAATCGAGCATGGCCATCGACTGGGAAATTGCGTGCCCCACAGGACAACGATAAGGTGCAACCGCAACGGGCGGAAGTTCGTGTAGTTGTGAGGTTGCTTGTTTCCGAATCTGTCCGGTGCGGCATTTGTCGACGATGGTTGCGACGAGCGCGTCGACGCGTCCGCAGGGTCGCGCTCTTCAGCAGTGCGCGTTCAGCTTGCGCGTCATCGGATCGTAGCCAGCCACCAATACAACCAGAGTGACCTTTTGAATAATACGCCCGACAGACGCTAGGCCATCCGATCGATATGCAACCTGTGCGTGCCACGCTTTGTTGTGATTAATGCTTGCTTTTTTGTGATTAATGCTGGGGGATAAAAAGAAGAGACAGCTATTTTACGGCGCGGTCGGCTCGCCGACCTCGCAGGTTGTCGTCAATTTCGAGTTGGGTGACCCCGGCGCGCTTGCCGACCTGCTCTCGCGTCGCTTCTCCCCTGTCAAAATCCTGCCCATTGATGTGGCGCCGCTCAGTGCCGTGTCAGGGACCTACGGCGCCTATGCCGGAATCGACTTCAGCCGCACGCGTTACACGGGCGACTTCAGCCTCGTCCCGCAGCACCTCTACGACGGTGTGTTTTTCTACTTTCCCGTCCATGGCCACATGCTTGTCGACCTGGGAAGAGAGCGGCATCTCGGCACGACCACCAAGGCGATCGCGGCCGAGGGCTTCGCCTACCGGTCGATGACTTTTTCAGGCAACTTTGCCAAGCGCGGCGTGGTGATCTCTCGTCCGCTTCTCGCTGAGAGACTGTCGATTTTGCTCGGGCGACCGATTGTCGAGAAGCCACTCTTCGAACCCGTGGTCAATGCCGGAATCCCCGGATTGCAGGGCCTTCAGGCGCTTGTCGAGTTTGCGACGGGAGTCGAATTCCGGCCAGCGCTCGACGTCGGAACGCTCACAGTCCACCGTCTCCATGAGATGTTCCTCGACATGATCTTGGAGGCCTGGCCCCACAGCTATTCAAAGGCCCTACACAAACCTTCGGCTTCTATCGCACCGCGTCACGTAAAACTCGTGCTCGATTTTATCGCGGAGCACCCGAACGCATCCGCGAGCGGGGCCGAACTTGCCGCGATTTCAGGCGTCAGCCTGCGCTCGCTGCAGGCCGGATTCCGGCAGTTCGCCGGCATGTCCATTGCTGCCTACCAGCGCCAAGTCCGGCTCGAGAGAGCCCACAGAGATCTTGTCAGAAATTCAGCTCTTCCGATCGAGGACATCGCCCTCAAATGGGGCTTCACCAATGCCGGCCGCTTCAGCCGCTACTTCCGCGAAGCCTATGGCGTCAGTCCTTTCGCCGTGGCTCGAAAGGGCGCGCAGTGATGACGGCGCCGAGATCCTATGCGTTGCTTTCCCTTTCTGCGCGAATCATTGAACGACGGGAGGCTGACAAAATCCTGCACGACTGTCCGCCGGAACCCGGAATGTGCTGGCTGGGTGTGACGTCTGGATCATGAATATAGTTGCCGATACTCGTTACGTGCCTGCGGAGCCAACGGGCGGCAATCGTCCCGCGTTCCCGGTGTCGCTCCTCTCCTTCATCCTGGTCGCCAAATTCCTCGGTGTCCCGGCCGATCCGGCGCAGATCGCCCATGACCACGGCGCGCCAGGTGAAGGCTACCGCCTGGAAGATCTTGCCAGGATCGCCAAGCGTCTGAACATCGTCGCCAGGATCAAGCCTGTCGCCCTTGCGGAACTCCACAAGGTGCCGTTGCCGGCGCTCGCCGAATTGAAAGACGGTGAGGCTGCCATCCTGCTCAAGGTCGACCAGCAGCCGGACGGGACGCGCTTCCTGATCCAGCGCGGCGATGGCGAACGCCCCGAAGTGTGGTCGGCGGAAGATTTCGATGGCAAATATGCCGGGCGTTTGCTCCTCATGACGACGCGTGAGCTGATGGCCGGCGCTACGCGCCCCTTCGACATCAGCTGGTTCATTCCTGCCCTCGTGAAATATCGCGGGCCGCTGCGCGACGTCCTGATCGGGTCCTTCTTCCTGCAACTGATGGGGCTGATTTCGCCCATTTTCTTCCAGCTCGTCATCGACAAGGTGCTCGTCCATCAGTCGCTGACGACGCTCGACGTGCTGGCCGTAGGGCTCTCGGCGGTGCTGATCTTCGAAACCGGATTGTCAGCGCTGCGCAACTGGCTGTTCGCTCACACCACCAATCGCGTCGACAGCGAGCTTTCGGCGCAGCTGTTCCGGCACCTTCTCAACCTGCCGCTGTCATATTTCGAGGCACGCCGCGTCGGTGACAGCGTCGCCCGAGTGCGCGAGCTCGATCGCATCCGCGAGTTCCTTACCTCGAACGCCGTCACCGTCGTGATCGATCTCTTCTTCACGATCGTCTTCTTCGCGGTCATGTACGCCTATAGCCCGTTGCTGACCCTGATCGTCACACTGTCGATCCCGCTCTATCTCGCCATCTCCATCCTCATAACGCCGACGCTGCGCGCCCGTCTCGACGAGAAATTCCGCCGCGGCGCGGAGAACCAGTCCTTCCTCGTCGAAAGCGTCACGGGCATCGGCACACTGAAGGCGATGGCGGTCGAGCCGCAGATGCGGGCGAAATGGGAAAAGCAGTTCGCGGGCTACACCAGCACCGGATTTCAGGTCGCGACGCTTGCGAACTGGGGCAGCCATCTCATCCAGCTGGTGTCCAAGCTGACCACGGTTGCGATCCTGTTTTTCGGAGCAAAGGCAGTGATTGCCGGCGACCTCTCGGTAGGGTCGCTCGTCGCTTTCAACATGCTCTCTGGGCGTGTCGCACAACCGATCCTGCGCCTCTCCCAGCTCTGGCAGGACTTTCAGCAGGTCCGCATCTCGGTCGACCGGCTCGGAGACGTGCTGAACGCGCCGGCCGAGCCCGATCACAATCCAAACCGCGCAAGCCTTCCTCCGATCAAGGGAGCGGTGAACTTCGATCGGGTTCGTTTCCGCTATCGTCCCGACGCGCCGGAGGCTCTGCGCGGAATCACGCTTGCCGTCCAGCCGGGCGAGATGATCGGTATCGTCGGGCCCTCCGGCTCGGGCAAGTCGACGCTGACGAAGCTGGTGCAGCGTCTCTACGTTCCGGAGCAGGGCAGGGTGCTGGTCGACGGTGTCGATCTCGCGTTGGTCGACCCGGCGTGGCTGCGCCGGCAAATCGGCATCGTGCTCCAGGAGAACATCCTGTTCAACCGTTCGGTGCGCGAAAACATCGCGCTGGCCGACACAACCATGCCGATGGAGCGGGTCATCGCAGCCGCCCAGCTCGCCGGCGCGCACGACTTCATCCTCGGGCTCTCGCACGGCTACGACACGGTGATCGACGAGCGGGGCGGCAATCTCTCGGGCGGGCAACGCCAGCGCATTGCCATCGCTCGCGCGCTGATCGGCAATCCGCGCATCCTGATCCTCGACGAGGCGACCAGCGCCCTCGACGCCGAGAGCGAGGAAGTCATCCAGCATAACCTCGCCGGCATTGCTCGCGGCCGCACTGTTATCATCATCGCGCACCGTCTCTCCGCCGTGCGCCAGTGCGACAGGATCGTCACCGTCGAGGCCGGCGAAATCACCGAAACCGGGGATCACCAGACGCTGCTTCGATCGGGCGGCCGCTACGCCCAGCTCTATACCAAGCAAATGGGGCGTAGCACGTGACCGCCTGGGTGGCCGATCGCTTTCCGACGCTTGCCAAGCACTGGGCCGTGCTGCGGACGAGCTGGAGCATGCAGAACGAGGCCGATCGCAACAGACGGCCACTTTCCGATCACGAGTTCCTGCCGGCCGCTCTCGAGATCATGGAGAAGCCGCCGAGCCCCGGCCTGCGCATGCTGCTGCTGATGACCTGCGGCTTCTTCACCGCCGCTCTGGTCTGGTCCGTCATCGGCACGGTCGACGTCGTGGCGGTGGCGAGCGGCAAGATCATCCCGTCGAGCAAGGTCAAGACCATCCAGCCGATGGAGATCGGCTCGGTGCGCGCCATCCATGTCACCAACGGCCAGCATGTCGAAGAAGGCCAGCTTCTCGTCGAACTCGACCCGACGCTCGCGACAGCCGATGAGGCGCAGGCGCGCCAGAACCTGCAGGCGTCGAAGGTCATCCAGGCCCGCAACGCGGCTCTCCTCGCCTATCTCGACGGCCGGCCGACCGGCTTTGTCGCGCCGGACGATACGCCCGTCGCGACGCTCGCGGTGGAAGAGCAATTCGTCCGTGCCAGTATCGCGGAATACGAGGCGCAGGTCGCGAGCCTCCAGCAGCAGATCGCGCAGCGCGCGGCCGAGCTCACGTCGGCCGAGGTCGAGATCAATAAACTCCGTCTCACGCTCCCGCTCGTCGATCAGTCGCTCGAAGCCCGCCGGCTGCTTACCGAACAGGGCAATTTCGCGCGCCTGAGGCTGCTCGAATACGAGCAGCAGCGCATCGAGCATATCCAGAATGTCGACGTGCAGCTTGCCAATGCCGCGCGGGCACGCGCCGCGATGACGGCGCTCGAGGCCGAAATCCGCAAGCTGCGCGAGACGTTCGGCAAGACCGCCGTGACCGAGATGGTCCAGGCCCGCGACAAGGCCCAGCTTGCGGCCGAAGATTTGCGCAAGACCACACGGCGGCGCGAGTTTTTGCAATTGCGCGCGCCGGTCGCCGGAACGGTGCAGCAGCTCGTGGTCGCGACGATCGGCGGTGTCGTGCAGCCGGCCCAGCCCCTGATGATCGTCGTTCCCGACGGCGCCGAGATCGAGGTCGAGGCCCATGTCCTCAACAAGGACATCGGCTTTATCCGGGAAGGTCAGCCCGTGCGGGTCAAGCTGGAGGCGTTCCCTTTCACCGACCATGGGCTCGTGCCGGGGATCGTCGAGGGCATCAGCCGCGATGCGATCGATCTCTCGCAATCGCAATCGAATGGGCCGCAGCGCGACGAGAAGAACCGGCCGGTCCAGCCCGGCCTCGTCTACGCGGCGCGCATCCGCCTTCTGGAGACGAGCATCCGCGTCCGCGATCGCCAGCAGGCGCTGGGCCCCGGTCTCTCTGTGCAAGCCGAGATCAAGACCGGCGAGCGGCGGATCATCCAATATCTGCTGTCTCCGATCATGCAGGCCCTCGACGAGGCGGGCCGGGAACGGTGACGACGCGAACTTCAAACAGGTCGTGAAGGACAAGCCCGTTGGCATCCGTCCGATCGTCAGCCAGCTCGTCGATCCCGCCGTGCTGGAGAAGATGAAGGTGCGGCTGGGGCCGAGTTGCGGTCGTGACGATGAGCGCGGGGGATCATGGAGGCCATGATCCGATGCGCGAAAGCGGAGTGTCCGACAAGGACACCGCAGACGCGATGTCAAGCCTCGTTGAATGACAGTTGCATGACGGCATAGATTCGTTTTGCGGCCGATGCCGCGCCCGCTCGGAGCCTCGCTTACGGAAGGGAAGGAACGCCTGAGTTTCCGTCCCAAGAAGGCCCTGAGCTCCCCGGGCCGGCAGTTGTAAACAGACACAAAGCGTATCGGACGGACAAATCGCGCAACATTTTTGGCGTGCGTCGCCTTTTCGTCTTGAGGTTGTGGCGGGTTAATGTTCAATGAACGCCGAAGGAGGGGCAGTGGGGCTGTTTCCGACACCTGCGACAGGAACGATACGCCTGTTTTCCCGTTTCGGCCGGTCAGGTCGAATGGGGAGGGCGAGGCGCGTGGAACCATGCAGGTGAACGGTTTTCTCGTGCCGGCACATCGGCGGCCCGGACGGGCCGCAGGCCGCTGCGGCAGCCTCACATGCCCGATGATCACGACACGCCCCGTTGGGCGGATTGAAACTTGCGGGAGGACAGGCCTGTGGCGAAGAATGCGAACGAGAAGGCGGCAGCCGGCAAGCCGGCGCTGAACGGGATCAACGGCGGGGCTGCGGCCGAGCAGGCGAGCCCGACGGATCGCGCGCTCGATCCGCAATTGCTGGCGCAGATCAGCGCGTTCAAGACCAGGATCCAGGCCGGCGTCGGCGAGGTGGTCCTCGCGATGCTGAACCTGCCGCGTTATCGCAACCAGACCCTGGCCGATGTCATGCATCTGGTGGTCGAGCCGATGACCCGCGACCGCATCGCCATCGCGAAGGCGGGCGGCGAGGGCAAGGTCGAGGAGACCGCTGGCATCGCGATCTGGGCCAGCGTGTCCGACGAGGTCGACGCCAAGATACGCGAGCAGATCCAGGCGCGCGTGTTTCCGGTCCGCCTCAAGGCCGAGGACTGGAACAGCGGCGAGACCACTTGGCTGCTCGACGTCATCGCGCCCTCGCAAAAGGTCGCCACCGCCGTGCTCGCGAACTTCAAGCAGGTCGTGAAAGACAAGCCGGTGCGGATTCATCCGATCGTCAGCCAGCTCGTCGACCCGGCGGTGCTCGAGAAGATGAAGGTGCGGCCGGTGGGCGAGGCGGAGGGCAAAGCGAAAGACGCCTGACCGCCGATCGTTGAATTCAGCTTTTGGTTTTCAATCGTTCGAGATCAATCCCAACGCGGAAATCTATGGGTACACTATGGCGATTGATCGTACAGTTGCGCGGGATCGTCATCGAGGAGAAGATTTCATGGTATTCCGCGACAACTTTGTCGAGGTTCAGCCGGGATTCCTCATAGACCCGCTGTTGAAGCTTCGACGCGAAACCAGTCGCGTGACGTGGTGCGATCGGATGATCTGCGCGAGGAGGGCTGCATGAGCGGCAAAGTGTGGTTCAGCAGTGTGATGAGCAACTACCTCATCGGCAACAAACAAGGGCTTCGCGACAAATACTACGGAGAAGACTGGGAGCCGGCGCAACACGAGGTGATCCGAGCCAGCGCCAAAGTCCTTGAGGCAATGGAGAAGCATACGCACGGCTATGCGCTCGAGCGGACGGACTTTCCAGAGGCGACGGCGGTCTTCGACAAGAAGTGTTTTAGGCGTGTCGGAGACCTATTTGTTGTCGGAAGATTCTATGCGGTAAAAGAACGATTGGCCGAAGTGTTAGCGCGCTTCGATCTTGGAAATGGCGGCTTGGTTCCGTTTCCAATTTTTCAGGAAGATTTGAAGACGCCAGTCGAAGGAAAATTTTATTACCTGAATTTTGGCGCCAGAAAACGAACCATTCTACCGAACGAAAGCAAAAATGTTGAGCTGGTCGCCTCGAATAGCGCTACGGGCGTAGAGATCTGGAAAGTAAACCCTTGGGCCGAGGACGGCGATGTCGCTCTTTCCGCGGCGGCTTTGGCCGGCCCGGACCTATGGATCGAGGAGATTGTCCGCGACGGACTTTTTATGAGCGAGGCATTGGCCGCCGCGTTGCGTGAAGCGAAATTCAAGATCGATTTCGAGCTTAAAGAGTGCGCCGGATTGTGGAGAAGGTGCAATGACCGAGTACTTCCGCGGCCGGCTCTTCGGTTTCGAAATCCAGCACATCATCCCGCTGGAAGTATTTACCGGCAAAACCCCTGCGGCGGAAAGGGCGGCCGGCTTTCTGCAATCAATTGGCGTCGATTTGAATGCCAGAGGGAACAAGATTGCGCTGCTCATCAGCACGGTGACACGCGACGCGGTGCTGAACGCTTCGGCCACCGTACAAGCTGCTTTTAAGGAGGCGGGGTTCGGCTTCAACGTCCATGACAGTCAGGCACCAGGCGGAGGCGGCAACCACCCAGGGTACAACGCGTTCGCTATCGCTGCGTTGGATGATTTAGCCACTAAGGCAGCCGCGGGCGGCTGGGACTCCACAGCGAAGACTCGAGCCTACTATGACCTGCATAGGTTTTTGCAGAAAATCAATGCGGACGGCAACATTGCCCTCATTGGGACATCGCAGCAAACGTTCGCAGCGGAGTGGACTGCTTACAGAGGCAATGTCGATAGGGACTATGCGAATCTGGATCCAGAACTAGCTGCCCAAATAGATGCGTACAAGGAAGCATTTATTAAGACCCCAATCGACGGCACGGACAGAAATAGCCAATTGCGCCGTAAGGTCACCACCGATTTGCTAAATGGCGCGGGCGAAATCTTGACGCCCAAAGAACTTGCCAACGCCCAGAAGGGCCTAGCTGCTGGTCCCGCCGGAAATGTAACGGCAGCAGCCGTCTCGCTTATTTTCAGCTTGCAGAAGCGGTCTACGACACCCGTCAACGTAAAGCTGGCGTTGACGGAGTACGCAGCAGCGTTCATCAGGAATGAGCAAGGCTCTGTCGACTTTGGAGCACTGTATGATTCGCTGAATGCCTTGTTCGACAAAAT
This region includes:
- a CDS encoding GNAT family N-acetyltransferase, whose translation is MYVDRVVVAKERRGQGLARILYADLFTRAEERGHNCIVCEVNVQPPNPESDRFHSAQGFREVGRATIDDGMKTVRYLLWRR
- a CDS encoding type II toxin-antitoxin system PemK/MazF family toxin: MQMRRGDLVIVAAAGDYGTPRPAVIVQTDAFPESHASVVICQLTSDLADAPDFRVTIEPNPENGLRLKSLVMADKPVTVRRERIGQRIGHLGNQDMARSCFGVCLGARGLTMLLVQAPDSKIDVRLSAA
- a CDS encoding TetR/AcrR family transcriptional regulator — translated: MQELQHRKRSDTRDYILDVAEAAILEKGLAGTSIDELIAAVGITKNGFFYHFKDKSELAKALLVRYVEREDTLFDDLFRRADQLDEDPLHGFLIGLKMLSEAMADLPSGHPGCLVAAYCYQDRLFDREVRDLYTSAMLGWRRRFRERLDLIAARYPPRIVVDLDHLADMLSAIAEGGIIVSKVLRQKKALSEQLMLYREFIRAVFLGARRAEHGTSRQSRNRSAPPPSKSDGTTLPHREDSRA
- a CDS encoding homocysteine S-methyltransferase family protein is translated as MSTFASAKYRHRLPQLDGRRFLTDGGLETTLIFHEGWDLPMFQAFTLLESERGRAALRAYFDRYVPLAVNHGVGFVLESPTWRANPEWGAKIGYGRDALARLNHAAIHLMREVREAYENERTPIVISGCIGPRGDGYDPGKVMSVNEAEAYHSWQVSVLRDAGADMVSAFTMNNFNEALGVTRAAQAAQIPCVISFTVETDGRLPTGDSLADVVEALDAATGRASAYYMINCAHPTHFEGALDPDAPWMKRLRGLRANSSRRTHAELDNATELDAGNPVELGVQYADLSRRFPHINVLGGCCGTDHRHIECIGLACSVPA
- a CDS encoding AraC family transcriptional regulator codes for the protein MLGDKKKRQLFYGAVGSPTSQVVVNFELGDPGALADLLSRRFSPVKILPIDVAPLSAVSGTYGAYAGIDFSRTRYTGDFSLVPQHLYDGVFFYFPVHGHMLVDLGRERHLGTTTKAIAAEGFAYRSMTFSGNFAKRGVVISRPLLAERLSILLGRPIVEKPLFEPVVNAGIPGLQGLQALVEFATGVEFRPALDVGTLTVHRLHEMFLDMILEAWPHSYSKALHKPSASIAPRHVKLVLDFIAEHPNASASGAELAAISGVSLRSLQAGFRQFAGMSIAAYQRQVRLERAHRDLVRNSALPIEDIALKWGFTNAGRFSRYFREAYGVSPFAVARKGAQ
- a CDS encoding type I secretion system permease/ATPase, encoding MNIVADTRYVPAEPTGGNRPAFPVSLLSFILVAKFLGVPADPAQIAHDHGAPGEGYRLEDLARIAKRLNIVARIKPVALAELHKVPLPALAELKDGEAAILLKVDQQPDGTRFLIQRGDGERPEVWSAEDFDGKYAGRLLLMTTRELMAGATRPFDISWFIPALVKYRGPLRDVLIGSFFLQLMGLISPIFFQLVIDKVLVHQSLTTLDVLAVGLSAVLIFETGLSALRNWLFAHTTNRVDSELSAQLFRHLLNLPLSYFEARRVGDSVARVRELDRIREFLTSNAVTVVIDLFFTIVFFAVMYAYSPLLTLIVTLSIPLYLAISILITPTLRARLDEKFRRGAENQSFLVESVTGIGTLKAMAVEPQMRAKWEKQFAGYTSTGFQVATLANWGSHLIQLVSKLTTVAILFFGAKAVIAGDLSVGSLVAFNMLSGRVAQPILRLSQLWQDFQQVRISVDRLGDVLNAPAEPDHNPNRASLPPIKGAVNFDRVRFRYRPDAPEALRGITLAVQPGEMIGIVGPSGSGKSTLTKLVQRLYVPEQGRVLVDGVDLALVDPAWLRRQIGIVLQENILFNRSVRENIALADTTMPMERVIAAAQLAGAHDFILGLSHGYDTVIDERGGNLSGGQRQRIAIARALIGNPRILILDEATSALDAESEEVIQHNLAGIARGRTVIIIAHRLSAVRQCDRIVTVEAGEITETGDHQTLLRSGGRYAQLYTKQMGRST